Sequence from the Enhydrobacter sp. genome:
TCGTCACGCTTTCCGCCGTGCTGCTGCTGCTCGGCGTCGAGACCCGCTAGCCGGTCCTGCCGGCGACCCTGTCGAGACCGCCCAGCATCATGCGGGTGACGAAGTCAGTTGCCGCGTCCGGGTCGACGGGATCGCGCGACACCATGGCGACCGACGCCTCGAAGACGATGCCGGCCAGCGCCGCCATCAGATAGCCCATATCGACATTGGGCAGCACACCGCGCTCCATGGCGTTGCGGATGTCGTCCTGCAGCGCGCGGGCCAAGACCTGAAGCCCCGGCTTTTCCAGCATCATGCGGATCGAGGTCACGTTGTTGCGGCCGAAGGCGAGGATTTCGGGATCCTCGGCGACGAACCCGAAATAGACGGAGCAATGGCAGCGGAAGAACTCCTCGGCGGTGCGCGCCGTCGCGCGTCCGCCGCTGCGCTGGCGCCTGAGCAGTTCGACGGTCATCTCGCCGACCACCGCCTCGAAGATCTCGGCCTTGTCCTTGAAGTAGTTGTAAAACGTGCCGGAAGCGAGGTCCGTACGGCGCACGATGTCGCGCACGCCGGCCGCGCCATAGCCGATCTCGGCGAACACCGCGCGCGCGGCCT
This genomic interval carries:
- a CDS encoding TetR/AcrR family transcriptional regulator yields the protein MAEQATISGERAGRREQNKAENRAALLKAARAVFAEIGYGAAGVRDIVRRTDLASGTFYNYFKDKAEIFEAVVGEMTVELLRRQRSGGRATARTAEEFFRCHCSVYFGFVAEDPEILAFGRNNVTSIRMMLEKPGLQVLARALQDDIRNAMERGVLPNVDMGYLMAALAGIVFEASVAMVSRDPVDPDAATDFVTRMMLGGLDRVAGRTG